In Dermacentor albipictus isolate Rhodes 1998 colony unplaced genomic scaffold, USDA_Dalb.pri_finalv2 scaffold_42, whole genome shotgun sequence, one DNA window encodes the following:
- the LOC139052883 gene encoding uncharacterized protein, with amino-acid sequence MSTVEVPVRPGSDRGRGDGDRQPEAPQVAVVASWRNLARLDQELDDAARNQQPGERLLDRVVNHSITLLRDAPKAATFLAILLGAAMLIKLMTLADGTVAARRILVRGHYDLLSTLRAVCDSHACQKYGWEVHASLDTSRDPCRSLYDFVCGRWRRGAAVPPVREMVEARLLKEALNTVLATNSVTPSVRPETVSDRVTGLVSSCLWAKRDPSELRTFLTKRGVLHHQWRSSPHAVLRTLVDLSANWDIHVWFQLRIDSYENESATVFIGRSKSLRNWADVFRRAGKNKKYRAGVEGAFRVLGLLDKEVAAHMTLKGSMDALVSTLLKNAEMIPERGPLDLKLETMTETLTPAVSAKACVDALRAAVPPEANISEKTVVRVESTRVLRTLNSLLEFGSRMPNDVAQHIAYRTFTKIGWMVDGSNSTVGDGPLHFVPARMTNRCLREVERMTGLAWFSLLTAPHVEGHSTREPLALILPGRASPTSIGSPADASVELGDLPAPQNSFFAEWVAFKEARRELTASGLYDILRIDGVQGDLWHGERNLTVEPLVFSYPFFHSQLHPVLNYGGAGRLIARALLGLVSPNASAKAAEELAVSMALRALRDALGGHVDTFTNSAAVDRLFFMASCFAVCDAEDAAGTARSMCDAPVMKLRAYRTAFGCSPPRGRKSRTAHKMFIDFGR; translated from the exons ATGTCGACGGTTGAGGTTCCTGTTCGTCCGGGCTCCGACCGAGGCCGGGGTGACGGCGACCGCCAGCCGGAAGCACCGCAGGTGGCCGTCGTCGCCTCCTGGCGCAACCTGGCCCGCCTCGACCAAGAGCTCGATGACGCTGCGAGAAACCAGCAG CCCGGTGAAAGGCTGCTGGACCGGGTGGTGAACCACAGCATCACGCTGTTGCGGGATGCTCCCAAGGCGGCCACATTTCTGGCCATCCTCTTGGGAGCCGCTATGTTGATCAAGTTGATGACTCTGGCCGACGGGACGGTCGCCGCACGTCGCATCCTGGTGCGCGGCCATTACGACCTGCTGTCGACGTTGCGCGCTGTGTGTGACAGCCACGCCTGCCAGAAGTATGGCTGGGAGGTGCACGCGTCGCTGGACACGTCCCGCGATCCTTGCCGCAGCTTGTACGACTTCGTTTGCGGCCGCTGGCGACGAGGAGCCGCCGTCCCGCCCGTGCGCGAGATGGTCGAAGCAAGACTGCTCAAGGAGGCACTGAACACCGTCCTCGCCACGAACTCGGTCACGCCTTCGGTCAGACCGGAAACCGTCTCCGACAGGGTGACTGGCCTGGTCAGTTCCTGCTTGTGGGCCAAACGCGATCCGAGCGAACTGCGAACGTTCCTGACGAAGCGCGGCGTTCTGCATCATCAGTGGCGTAGCAGTCCTCACGCGGTGCTCCGTACACTGGTAGACCTGTCTGCAAACTGGGACATCCACGTGTGGTTCCAATTGCGCATTGATTCGTACGAAAACGAGTCGGCCACGGTTTTCATTGGCCGGAGCAAGAGCCTGCGAAATTGGGCAGATGTTTTCAGAAGGGCCGGAAAGAACAAGAAATACAGAGCGGGCGTTGAGGGGGCCTTCAGAGTGCTAGGTCTGCTGGACAAAGAAGTAGCCGCGCACATGACGCTGAAGGGGTCGATGGACGCGCTGGTCAGCACTCTCCTCAAGAACGCCGAGATGATCCCCGAAAGAGGGCCGCTAGACTTGAAGCTCGAGACGATGACGGAAACGTTGACGCCAGCAGTTTCTGCTAAGGCGTGTGTCGATGCGCTCCGTGCTGCCGTGCCTCCAGAAGCGAACATCTCGGAAAAGACAGTTGTCCGCGTTGAGAGCACAAGGGTCCTCCGCACTTTGAACAGCCTGCTGGAATTTGGGAGTCGGATGCCAAATGATGTGGCACAACACATCGCCTATCGGACATTCACGAAGATTGGCTGGATGGTCGACGGCAGCAACTCCACCGTCGGTGACGGCCCACTTCATTTCGTGCCGGCCAGGATGACGAACCGGTGTCTGCGCGAGGTGGAGCGGATGACGGGACTCGCTTGGTTCAGCCTGCTTACGGCCCCGCACGTGGAAGGACACTCGACTCGCGAACCACTGGCCTTGATTCTCCCCGGCAGGGCTTCGCCAACCAGCATCGGCAGCCCTGCGGACGCGTCGGTGGAGCTGGGCGACCTTCCAGCCCCGCAGAACTCGTTCTTCGCCGAATGGGTGGCGTTCAAAGAGGCGAGGCGCGAGCTGACAGCTTCGGGACTCTACGACATCCTCAGAATAGACGGCGTGCAAGGTGACTTGTGGCATGGGGAGCGGAACCTGACGGTGGAGCCACTCGTCTTCTCTTACCCGTTCTTCCACTCCCAGCTGCATCCCGTGCTGAACTACGGGGGAGCCGGAAGGCTAATAGCGCGGGCTCTCCTCGGTCTCGTTTCGCCTAACGCCTCGGCGAAAGCGGCCGAAGAGCTGGCCGTGTCAATGGCTCTGCgcgcccttcgtgatgctctggGCGGTCACGTGGACACATTCACCAACAGTGCCGCAGTAGACCGACTGTTTTTCATGGCTTCGTGCTTTGCCGTCTGCGACGCAGAGGATGCAGCGGGAACGGCACGTAGCATGTGTGACGCTCCGGTCATGAAACTGCGGGCGTACCGCACAGCTTTCGGGTGTAGCCCTCCACGAGGGAGAAAATCGCGGACTGCGCATAAAATGTTTATCGACTTCGGTCGCTAG